From a region of the Micropterus dolomieu isolate WLL.071019.BEF.003 ecotype Adirondacks linkage group LG21, ASM2129224v1, whole genome shotgun sequence genome:
- the dok2 gene encoding docking protein 2 isoform X1 has protein sequence MEEDIRKKGVLQLQQQRFGKKWKRVWCVLYRESSCSISRLEFYECKDGGSVEKNDKSLRKQQENKKVIRMADCIRVSEVEIDCPRDTGPFLIETTEKIYVFAADRQHLDDWVHKLCEIAFPMSWAEHSVRKGSLQRGNRVDEDEGMEDNSLYGGRETVRDFRVCVRRTEASDRCRLKGDGVLRAGSDALQLIDKAGDVLYTWPYRYLRRFGRDKCSFSFEAGRRCDSGEGNFEFDTKQGNVLFQAVEAAIDLQRVSHPHRQTSGGGQVSLENPQDLNLPPLPLNPPLVQSRMPLMPQPWNHMPQTPAAQAADGVYSMVTETPNLQMIHHKDRESATPPPHQQQHRPSLARLEPPVDKTLTGVKSLTLDTRGVPIPRKNQVKMISSCPLPGPEPGPAPGLSPVPTPNPRLSPKLSSTPDETYSQITLPAAVDRSTKREKRGGGGVPPPSASPLIPHDPEYSLPFDTIATNVMADILNTHPTGAADSGADPLYDSIDELKIRNLFLSNADALRPPYEKVEHIYDEPEGCAMPKPPPSVYDDPEEMRGDAWKIMGTAADPKGHEYPYNPRVDDYAVPKRPQRVFPVAQNTNEDEEDGEEEPEEEEEEELREGPLDSPYNNVMVKMA, from the exons ATGGAGGAGGACATCAGGAAAAAGGGggtgctgcagctgcagcaacagagATTTGGAAAG AAGTGGAAGCGTGTGTGGTGCGTCCTGTACAGAGAAAGCTCCTGTTCGATTTCCAGACTGGAGTTCTATGAGTGTAAAGATGGAGGAAGTGTGGAGAAGAACGACAAAAGTCTACGCAAACAGCAAGAAAACAAGAAG GTGATCCGTATGGCCGACTGTATCCGGGTGTCGGAGGTGGAGATAGACTGTCCCAGAGACACGGGACCCTTCCTGATCGAGACCACAGAGAAGATCTACGTATTTGCTGCAGACAGACAACATCTGGATGACTGGGTACACAAACTGTGCGAGATCGCTTTCCCG atgagTTGGGCGGAGCACAGTGTGAGGAAAGGCAGCCTGCAGCGAGGAAACAGAGTGGATGAAGATGAAGGAATGGAGGACAACTCACTGTACGgcggcagagagacag tgcGTGACTTCAGAGTGTGCGTTCGGAGGACGGAGGCGTCTGATCGCTGCAGGCTGAAAGGAGACGGCGTCCTGCGAGCAGGCTCAGACGCTCTTCAACTGATCGATAAGGCGGGAGACGTCCTGTACACCTGGCCGTACAGATACCTGCGCCGCTTCGGACGAGACAAG TGCTCCTTCTCCTTCGAGGCCGGGCGGAGGTGTGACTCTGGCGAGGGGAATTTTGAGTTTGACACCAAACAGGGGAACGTCCTGTTTCAGGCTGTGGAAGCTGCCATCGACCTGCAGCGGGTCTCCCACCCCCACAGGCAGACTTCCGGGGGGGGCCAGGTGAGTCTAGAGAACCCCCAGGACCTGAACCTGCCCCCCTTGCCCCTCAACCCACCCCTGGTCCAGAGCAGGATGCCACTGATGCCTCAGCCCTGGAACCACATGCCACAAACCCCTGCTGCTCAG gCAGCTGACGGCGTGTACAGCATGGTGACGGAAACGCCAAATCTTCAGATGATTCatcacaaagacagagagagcgcCACTCCTCCACCACATCAACAGCAACATCGCCCCTCGCTG GCTCGTCTGGAGCCCCCGGTCGACAAAACGCTGACCGGTGTGAAGAGTTTGACCCTGGACACTCGCGGCGTCCCCATCCCCCGCAAGAACCAGGTCAAGATGATCTCCAGCTGCCCTCTGCCTGGCCCCGAGCCCGGCCCGGCCCCGGGCCTGTCCCCCGTCCCCACCCCCAACCCCCGCCTCAGCCCCAAACTGAGCTCCACCCCGGATGAGACGTACTCCCAGATCACCCTGCCGGCCGCCGTAGATCGAAGCAccaagagggagaagagaggtgGCGGCGGCGTGCCTCCCCCCAGCGCCTCCCCTCTTATCCCCCATGATCCAGAGTACTCCCTTCCCTTCGACACCATCGCCACGAACGTCATGGCCGACATCTTGAACACCCATCCGACTGGCGCAGCTGACAGCGGCGCCGACCCGCTCTACGACAGCATCGACGAGTTGAAGATCAGAAACCTCTTCCTGAGCAACGCCGACGCTCTCAGGCCGCCGTACGAGAAGGTGGAGCACATCTACGACGAGCCCGAAGGCTGCGCCATGCCGAAACCTCCCCCCTCCGTGTACGACGACCCTGAGGAGATGCGAGGAGACGCGTGGAAGATTATGGGTACAGCTGCTGACCCTAAAGGTCACGAGTACCCGTACAACCCCCGGGTGGACGACTACGCCGTGCCCAAACGACCTCAGAGGGTGTTTCCTGTTGCACAAAACACCAACGAAGATGAAGAAGATGGGGAGGAGGAgccagaagaggaggaggaggaggagctgagggagGGGCCGCTGGATTCACCGTACAACAACGTGATGGTGAAGATGGCGTGA
- the dok2 gene encoding docking protein 2 isoform X2, which translates to MEEDIRKKGVLQLQQQRFGKKWKRVWCVLYRESSCSISRLEFYECKDGGSVEKNDKSLRKQQENKKVIRMADCIRVSEVEIDCPRDTGPFLIETTEKIYVFAADRQHLDDWVHKLCEIAFPMSWAEHSVRKGSLQRGNRVDEDEGMEDNSLYGGRETVRDFRVCVRRTEASDRCRLKGDGVLRAGSDALQLIDKAGDVLYTWPYRYLRRFGRDKCSFSFEAGRRCDSGEGNFEFDTKQGNVLFQAVEAAIDLQRVSHPHRQTSGGGQAADGVYSMVTETPNLQMIHHKDRESATPPPHQQQHRPSLARLEPPVDKTLTGVKSLTLDTRGVPIPRKNQVKMISSCPLPGPEPGPAPGLSPVPTPNPRLSPKLSSTPDETYSQITLPAAVDRSTKREKRGGGGVPPPSASPLIPHDPEYSLPFDTIATNVMADILNTHPTGAADSGADPLYDSIDELKIRNLFLSNADALRPPYEKVEHIYDEPEGCAMPKPPPSVYDDPEEMRGDAWKIMGTAADPKGHEYPYNPRVDDYAVPKRPQRVFPVAQNTNEDEEDGEEEPEEEEEEELREGPLDSPYNNVMVKMA; encoded by the exons ATGGAGGAGGACATCAGGAAAAAGGGggtgctgcagctgcagcaacagagATTTGGAAAG AAGTGGAAGCGTGTGTGGTGCGTCCTGTACAGAGAAAGCTCCTGTTCGATTTCCAGACTGGAGTTCTATGAGTGTAAAGATGGAGGAAGTGTGGAGAAGAACGACAAAAGTCTACGCAAACAGCAAGAAAACAAGAAG GTGATCCGTATGGCCGACTGTATCCGGGTGTCGGAGGTGGAGATAGACTGTCCCAGAGACACGGGACCCTTCCTGATCGAGACCACAGAGAAGATCTACGTATTTGCTGCAGACAGACAACATCTGGATGACTGGGTACACAAACTGTGCGAGATCGCTTTCCCG atgagTTGGGCGGAGCACAGTGTGAGGAAAGGCAGCCTGCAGCGAGGAAACAGAGTGGATGAAGATGAAGGAATGGAGGACAACTCACTGTACGgcggcagagagacag tgcGTGACTTCAGAGTGTGCGTTCGGAGGACGGAGGCGTCTGATCGCTGCAGGCTGAAAGGAGACGGCGTCCTGCGAGCAGGCTCAGACGCTCTTCAACTGATCGATAAGGCGGGAGACGTCCTGTACACCTGGCCGTACAGATACCTGCGCCGCTTCGGACGAGACAAG TGCTCCTTCTCCTTCGAGGCCGGGCGGAGGTGTGACTCTGGCGAGGGGAATTTTGAGTTTGACACCAAACAGGGGAACGTCCTGTTTCAGGCTGTGGAAGCTGCCATCGACCTGCAGCGGGTCTCCCACCCCCACAGGCAGACTTCCGGGGGGGGCCAG gCAGCTGACGGCGTGTACAGCATGGTGACGGAAACGCCAAATCTTCAGATGATTCatcacaaagacagagagagcgcCACTCCTCCACCACATCAACAGCAACATCGCCCCTCGCTG GCTCGTCTGGAGCCCCCGGTCGACAAAACGCTGACCGGTGTGAAGAGTTTGACCCTGGACACTCGCGGCGTCCCCATCCCCCGCAAGAACCAGGTCAAGATGATCTCCAGCTGCCCTCTGCCTGGCCCCGAGCCCGGCCCGGCCCCGGGCCTGTCCCCCGTCCCCACCCCCAACCCCCGCCTCAGCCCCAAACTGAGCTCCACCCCGGATGAGACGTACTCCCAGATCACCCTGCCGGCCGCCGTAGATCGAAGCAccaagagggagaagagaggtgGCGGCGGCGTGCCTCCCCCCAGCGCCTCCCCTCTTATCCCCCATGATCCAGAGTACTCCCTTCCCTTCGACACCATCGCCACGAACGTCATGGCCGACATCTTGAACACCCATCCGACTGGCGCAGCTGACAGCGGCGCCGACCCGCTCTACGACAGCATCGACGAGTTGAAGATCAGAAACCTCTTCCTGAGCAACGCCGACGCTCTCAGGCCGCCGTACGAGAAGGTGGAGCACATCTACGACGAGCCCGAAGGCTGCGCCATGCCGAAACCTCCCCCCTCCGTGTACGACGACCCTGAGGAGATGCGAGGAGACGCGTGGAAGATTATGGGTACAGCTGCTGACCCTAAAGGTCACGAGTACCCGTACAACCCCCGGGTGGACGACTACGCCGTGCCCAAACGACCTCAGAGGGTGTTTCCTGTTGCACAAAACACCAACGAAGATGAAGAAGATGGGGAGGAGGAgccagaagaggaggaggaggaggagctgagggagGGGCCGCTGGATTCACCGTACAACAACGTGATGGTGAAGATGGCGTGA
- the LOC123960187 gene encoding bile salt-activated lipase-like isoform X1, which translates to MVEGKSHGMGLFRSVDVFKGIPFADVPGKWEKPKPHPGWSGTLKATKYRDRCLQVTLLQTKTQGSEDCLYLNIFVPQGMKLSTNLPVMVYLFGGAFLLGASNEVEILGDSLYDGREMADRGDVIIVTVNYRVGTMGFLSTGDARLPGNYGLWDQHAAISWVRRNIQAFGGNPDNITIFGQSAGAASVSYQMLSPYSKGLFRRAITQSGVALSPWALQKNPLALTKKIARKVGCWRSNVDEMVACLKISDPVGLTMAGKIDVLLILGKGVVMDLLEFSPVVDGDFIPDEPSKLFHNAAQFDYLAGVNNMDGHFFAGVDVPNINIKNVTTVKQVKGLLAGLTKEKGKAAIESAYSVYSSNWGVAPEQAVVKKTVADIETDFLFLVPTQIALQLHADNSSGARTYSYLFNMKTRIPGFPRWVEAEHAEDLQYLFGKPFTYALLYFPRHRDLSRYMIAYWTNFARTGDPSKGDNKVPVLWPPFTKYHQPYLTINHKITKSSVSYDLRSNYVAYWTKTYSLLPSVKRNGGGEEEDGAMKREEEEEKLTQLSA; encoded by the exons GAACCCTGAAGGCGACGAAATACAGAGACCGCTGCCTGCAGGTGACGCTGCTGCAGACGAAAACCCAGGGCAGCGAGGACTGTCTCTACCTGAACATCTTCGTTCCACAGGGGATGAAAT tgtcCACCAACCTCCCGGTGATGGTGTATCTGTTCGGCGGAGCCTTCCTGCTGGGGGCGTCCAACGAGGTGGAGATCCTCGGAGACTCTCTGTACGACGGGAGGGAGATGGCCGACAGGGGCGACGTCATCATCGTCACGGTGAACTACAGAGTGGGTACGATGGGTTTCCTCAGCACCGGAGACGCCCGGCTGCCAG GTAACTACGGCCTGTGGGATCAGCATGCCGCCATCTCCTGGGTCCGCAGGAACATCCAGGCGTTTGGAGGAAACCCCGACAACATTACCATCTTCGGCCAATCAGCCGGAGCCGCCAGCGTCAGCTACCAg ATGCTGTCTCCCTACAGTAAAGGGTTGTTCCGCAGAGCGATCACACAGAGTGGCGTGGCCCTCAGCCCCTGGGCTCTGCAGAAGAACCCCTTGGCTCTCACCAAGAag aTCGCCCGGAAAGTTGGCTGCTGGAGAAGCAACGTGGACGAGATGGTAGCGTGCCTGAAGATAAGCGACCCGGTCGGCCTCACCATGGCCGGAAAGATCGACGTGCTGCTTATTCTGGGAAAAG GTGTGGTCATGGACCTCCTTGAATTCTCTCCGGTGGTCGATGGTGATTTTATCCCAGATGAGCCCAGTAAGCTGTTCCACAACGCAGCTCAGTTTGATTACCTGGCCGGAGTCAACAACATGGACGGACACTTCTTTGCTGGAGTTGATGTTCCTAATATCAACATAAAAAATGTCACCACTGT GAAGCAGGTGAAAGGTCTGCTGGCTGGTCTGACTAAAGAGAAGGGGAAAGCCGCCATCGAATCGGCCTACAGCGTTTACTCGTCTAACTGGGGTGTGGCTCCGGAGCAGGCGGTGGTAAAGAAGACAGTGGCTGACATCGAGACTGACTTCCTGTTCCTAGTTCCCACTCAGATCGCCCTCCAGCTCCACGCCGACAACTCCAG CGGAGCCCGTACCTACTCCTACCTGTTCAACATGAAGACTCGTATCCCAGGATTCCCTCGCTGGGTGGAGGCAGAGCACGCTGAAGACCTGCAGTACCTGTTTGGTAAACCCTTCACCTACGCCCTGCTCTACTTCCCCCGACACCGAGATCTGTCCCGGTACATGATCGCATACTGGACCAACTTTGCCAGGACCGG TGATCCCAGTAAAGGTGACAATAAAGTCCCAGTTCTCTGGCCACCCTTCACCAAATACCACCAACCCTACCTGACCATCAACCACAAGATCACCAAGTCCTCCGTCAG CTACGACCTGAGATCAAACTACGTCGCCTACTGGACAAAAACCTACAGCCTCCTGCCATCAGTGAAGAGaaatggaggaggagaagaagaagatggagcaatgaagagagaagaagaagaagaaaaactgaCCCAACTGTCTGCTTAA
- the LOC123960187 gene encoding bile salt-activated lipase-like isoform X2 produces MKLSTNLPVMVYLFGGAFLLGASNEVEILGDSLYDGREMADRGDVIIVTVNYRVGTMGFLSTGDARLPGNYGLWDQHAAISWVRRNIQAFGGNPDNITIFGQSAGAASVSYQMLSPYSKGLFRRAITQSGVALSPWALQKNPLALTKKIARKVGCWRSNVDEMVACLKISDPVGLTMAGKIDVLLILGKGVVMDLLEFSPVVDGDFIPDEPSKLFHNAAQFDYLAGVNNMDGHFFAGVDVPNINIKNVTTVKQVKGLLAGLTKEKGKAAIESAYSVYSSNWGVAPEQAVVKKTVADIETDFLFLVPTQIALQLHADNSSGARTYSYLFNMKTRIPGFPRWVEAEHAEDLQYLFGKPFTYALLYFPRHRDLSRYMIAYWTNFARTGDPSKGDNKVPVLWPPFTKYHQPYLTINHKITKSSVSYDLRSNYVAYWTKTYSLLPSVKRNGGGEEEDGAMKREEEEEKLTQLSA; encoded by the exons ATGAAAT tgtcCACCAACCTCCCGGTGATGGTGTATCTGTTCGGCGGAGCCTTCCTGCTGGGGGCGTCCAACGAGGTGGAGATCCTCGGAGACTCTCTGTACGACGGGAGGGAGATGGCCGACAGGGGCGACGTCATCATCGTCACGGTGAACTACAGAGTGGGTACGATGGGTTTCCTCAGCACCGGAGACGCCCGGCTGCCAG GTAACTACGGCCTGTGGGATCAGCATGCCGCCATCTCCTGGGTCCGCAGGAACATCCAGGCGTTTGGAGGAAACCCCGACAACATTACCATCTTCGGCCAATCAGCCGGAGCCGCCAGCGTCAGCTACCAg ATGCTGTCTCCCTACAGTAAAGGGTTGTTCCGCAGAGCGATCACACAGAGTGGCGTGGCCCTCAGCCCCTGGGCTCTGCAGAAGAACCCCTTGGCTCTCACCAAGAag aTCGCCCGGAAAGTTGGCTGCTGGAGAAGCAACGTGGACGAGATGGTAGCGTGCCTGAAGATAAGCGACCCGGTCGGCCTCACCATGGCCGGAAAGATCGACGTGCTGCTTATTCTGGGAAAAG GTGTGGTCATGGACCTCCTTGAATTCTCTCCGGTGGTCGATGGTGATTTTATCCCAGATGAGCCCAGTAAGCTGTTCCACAACGCAGCTCAGTTTGATTACCTGGCCGGAGTCAACAACATGGACGGACACTTCTTTGCTGGAGTTGATGTTCCTAATATCAACATAAAAAATGTCACCACTGT GAAGCAGGTGAAAGGTCTGCTGGCTGGTCTGACTAAAGAGAAGGGGAAAGCCGCCATCGAATCGGCCTACAGCGTTTACTCGTCTAACTGGGGTGTGGCTCCGGAGCAGGCGGTGGTAAAGAAGACAGTGGCTGACATCGAGACTGACTTCCTGTTCCTAGTTCCCACTCAGATCGCCCTCCAGCTCCACGCCGACAACTCCAG CGGAGCCCGTACCTACTCCTACCTGTTCAACATGAAGACTCGTATCCCAGGATTCCCTCGCTGGGTGGAGGCAGAGCACGCTGAAGACCTGCAGTACCTGTTTGGTAAACCCTTCACCTACGCCCTGCTCTACTTCCCCCGACACCGAGATCTGTCCCGGTACATGATCGCATACTGGACCAACTTTGCCAGGACCGG TGATCCCAGTAAAGGTGACAATAAAGTCCCAGTTCTCTGGCCACCCTTCACCAAATACCACCAACCCTACCTGACCATCAACCACAAGATCACCAAGTCCTCCGTCAG CTACGACCTGAGATCAAACTACGTCGCCTACTGGACAAAAACCTACAGCCTCCTGCCATCAGTGAAGAGaaatggaggaggagaagaagaagatggagcaatgaagagagaagaagaagaagaaaaactgaCCCAACTGTCTGCTTAA